DNA from Variovorax sp. PBL-H6:
GAGCGAGGTCGCGGCGCAGACCCGCGCCAGCTCCTCGGTCGTCAGCACCTGGGCGAACAGATCGCCGTCAGCACCGCCGAGGCGTTCGGGAAACGGCAGCCCCGGAAGGCCGAGCGCGAGCGCGGCTTCGATGGCCTCGACCGGCGGGCGCGATTCCCTGTCGACCGCCGCCGCATGCGGTGCGACCTTGTCGAGCGCGAAGCGGCGCAGGCTGGTCCTGAATTCGTCGTAGCTGGCTTGTTCGGTTGAACGCATGTGAGGGTCTCCTGGCTGGTATTTGCGGTGGCGGACTCGCGTCAGTCGGTGAATCGCGGCGGCCATGAAAGCCCGTCCTGCTTGCTGCGCTGCGATGGCGGGCTGGCCGCCTCGATGTCGCGAGGCGTGAGCCCGACCGAGGAAAGGATTTCGACACTGTGGTCATCGAGGTCGATCGGCGCCGGCGCGACCTTGGAACGGCTGAACCGCGGGATGGCCGGCACTTCCTGCGGGTGCTGCGGATCCACGCGCGAGCGGATCTGCGGGTCCTGCCACACCTCGTCGGGTGCCAGCACGGGGGTGACGCATGCATCTACGCCCTCGAAACGCGCAACCCAGGCATCACGCGGCAAGTTGCGGAAGGTCGCCTCGAGCGTGCGTTCGATGGCGGGCCAGGTGCTGTGGCTCATCGCGTCGGGCGGGTCGCCGAGCTCGAGGGTCTGCCACATCGCCTTGAAGAACTGGGGTTCGAGTGAGCCGACGGCCATGTAGCCGCCGTCTGCGCATTCGTAGCAGCGGTAGTTGGGCGCGGTGCCCGCGAGCCAGCCGTCGCCGCGCCGTGGCATCGCCGTGGTCTGCCAGGCGGGAAAGTGCATTGCGATCAGGGACATGCAGCCGTCGATCATCGCCGCGTCGACATGCTGGCCCAGACCGGTACGGTGCCGCTCCTGCAGCGCCGCAAGGATGCCGATCACCGCGAGCATGCCTCCGCCCGCCATGTCGGCGATGGCGTTGAGCGGCACCTGCGGAGGCCCGTCATGCGGCCCGAGCGAACCAAGCACGCCGGTGTAGCCGAGGTAGTTGATGTCGTGCCCGGCCTCCTGCGCACGCGGCCCGCTCTGCCCGTAGCCCGTGAGCGAGCAATAGATGAGCCGAGGGTTGCTCGCCGAAAGCGCCGCATAGCCAGCGCCGAGCCGATCGGCAACGCCGGGCCGAAAGCCTTCGATGAAGACATCCGCGCTTTCGCAGAGCCGGAGAAGCGCCAGTCGCCCCTCGTCCGTCTTGAGATCGAGGGTGATGAAGCGCTTGCCCCGCGAAAAGCTCGACACCGGCGGGCCGGCGCGGCCTCCGCCGACAACGATGACTTCGGCCCCCAGGTCTGCAAGCAGCATCGTGCCGTAGGGCCCGGGCGCAAGGCGGGTCATGTCGATGACCCGGATGCCGTCGAGCGGCTTCAGTGGATTCGATACGGTCAACACGTCTCCTTTGTGGTGCTGTCGTGAAGCGGGCGTGCCGAGCACGGGATCGAAGGGGCGATCGTGGTCGCGTCGTCGCATTGGTGACGCAAAGTGACGCGATCCGAGGGACAACCCGTAGCGCACTGCCTTGCACCTGTTGCGATTCGGGCTGTACCATCGGCTTCAATTCACATACCGGCTGGATAGTATTAAATGGAAATGCCGGTTTGCGCAAGGTGCCCACAACGGAGACGGACTTAGGATGAATGCACGCACGCCGGCAGAATCGCTTCTGCAGATCGACCTCGACGACAAGTACCTGCAGCGCAGCGGGCAGATCTTCATGTCGGGCACGCAGGCCCTGGTCCGGCTGCCGATGGACCAGCAAAGGCGGGACGAAAGCCATGGCGTGCGCACCGCCGGCTTCATCTCCGGCTATCGCGGCTCACCGCTCGGCCGGTATGACCAGGAGCTGTGGTCGCAGGCGAAGCTGCTGAAGGAGCACCACATCCACTTCCAGCCGGGCGTGAACGAGGACCTTGCGGCGACGGCGGTCTGGGGCTCGCAGTACGTGGGCAGCGTGCCCGGTGCACGCTACGACGGCGTCTTCGGCATCTGGTACGGCAAGGGGCCGGGCGTCGACCGAAGCGGCGACGCCTTCAAGCACGCCAACTCCGCGGGCACCTCGCGCTTCGGCGGCGTGCTGGCGATCGCGGGCGACGATCACGCGGCGAAGTCATCGACCACCGCGCACCAGTCCGACTACGCGCTGCTGGCCAGCGGCATACCGGTGCTCTATCCCTCCAACGTGCAGGACATCCTCGACTTCGGCCTCCACGGCATCGCCATGAGCCGCCACTCGGGCTGCTGGGTCGCCATGAAGGTGGTGACCGATGTGGTCGAGAGCTCGGGGAGCGTCCAGGTCGGCGAGGAAAGCCCGCGCATCGAGATGCCGCCTTCCTCGCCCCTTCCGGACGGCGTGAACATCCGCGGCAACGACATCTCGCCCCAGGCGCAGGAGCAGCGGCTCTACGAACACAAGCTGTATGCCGCCCAGGCCTACGCGCGCGCCAACGGCATCGACCGCATCGTGGCGGACCATCCTTCCGCGCGCGTGGGCATCATCTCTGCCGGAAAGGCCTTTGCCGATGTGCGGCAGGCGCTGCGCAGCCTCGGCTTGCCCACCGATGAGGAGGCCGGCGCAGCCGGGCTGCGCGTGCTCAAGGTCGGGCTCGTGTGGCCCCTGGACCCGCAGGTCGTCGAGCGCCTGGCCGAAGGCCTGGAGACGCTCATCGTGGTCGAGGAGAAGCGCCCGCTCCTCGAACACCAGGTCAAGTCCATCCTGTACGACGCGCCGCTGGCGAGCAAGCCGCGCATCGTCGGCAAGTTCGACGGCAGCAGCGAGTGGTCGCCGGATCGCGGCGATGCGGTGTTCTCGTCGGTGGGCGAACTCGCACCGCCGCTGATCGCGGAGCGCATCGCCCGCGTGCTGGGGCTGTCCTACCAGGCACCGGCGAATCCTGAGAGCACCAGGCTCCCGTCGGTCGTCCGCGCCGCCACCTTCTGCTCGGGGTGTCCGCACAACACCTCGACCCAATTGCCCGAGGGCAGCCGCGCCTTTGCCGGCATCGGATGCCATGGGATGGTGCTC
Protein-coding regions in this window:
- a CDS encoding CaiB/BaiF CoA transferase family protein, whose protein sequence is MTVSNPLKPLDGIRVIDMTRLAPGPYGTMLLADLGAEVIVVGGGRAGPPVSSFSRGKRFITLDLKTDEGRLALLRLCESADVFIEGFRPGVADRLGAGYAALSASNPRLIYCSLTGYGQSGPRAQEAGHDINYLGYTGVLGSLGPHDGPPQVPLNAIADMAGGGMLAVIGILAALQERHRTGLGQHVDAAMIDGCMSLIAMHFPAWQTTAMPRRGDGWLAGTAPNYRCYECADGGYMAVGSLEPQFFKAMWQTLELGDPPDAMSHSTWPAIERTLEATFRNLPRDAWVARFEGVDACVTPVLAPDEVWQDPQIRSRVDPQHPQEVPAIPRFSRSKVAPAPIDLDDHSVEILSSVGLTPRDIEAASPPSQRSKQDGLSWPPRFTD